The Candidatus Mycolicibacterium alkanivorans genome contains a region encoding:
- a CDS encoding purine-cytosine permease family protein, producing the protein MPARAGDMAVETHGIAPVPAANRYGSPRRLFTVWFAPQVNMTVVFTGTLAVVLGLGFWLGMLAMVIGTVVGCLAVGYLSTWGPRTGTAQLPNARMAFGGTVAVVAVIQWLSSIAWDGLVGLFGGEALAGLLGIPFWLAVVIVLAAQGVVGVFGYEVIHRMQAVMTVVLLITFAVFAWKFIEGHEVISLPTLSGADLVGAFVLEVTIALSLAISWASYASDYSRYLPVHTSRTAVFGYTFAGLAVAYVAVQAIGVAAAGVLTDQTAAGVRAIMGGGVLGALALIVIALGSVASNAMNDYSGSLALQTVGVRVRRPVSAAVVVVIAFALIMWLHSGDLAARFQGVLLFVSYWIPAFVAIVAIDWRYRSAGRDVVNPAEEVTPRGDAVVALVTFLVAFAAAVPFMHTNLIVGPVATALHGADLAYFVNFLVAAALYGGYRLVGRRTAQLWRAQVR; encoded by the coding sequence ATGCCGGCCCGCGCGGGCGACATGGCGGTCGAGACCCACGGCATCGCCCCGGTCCCAGCGGCCAACCGGTACGGGAGCCCACGGCGGCTGTTCACGGTGTGGTTCGCGCCGCAGGTGAATATGACCGTCGTGTTCACCGGCACGCTGGCGGTGGTGCTGGGTCTGGGTTTCTGGCTGGGCATGCTGGCGATGGTGATCGGGACAGTAGTCGGCTGCCTGGCGGTCGGCTACCTGTCCACCTGGGGCCCGCGTACCGGAACGGCTCAACTCCCCAACGCGCGCATGGCTTTTGGCGGCACCGTGGCCGTGGTGGCGGTGATCCAGTGGCTGTCGTCGATCGCGTGGGACGGTCTGGTCGGGCTGTTCGGTGGCGAGGCGCTGGCCGGGCTGCTCGGCATACCGTTCTGGCTGGCCGTCGTCATCGTGCTGGCGGCGCAGGGTGTGGTCGGGGTGTTCGGGTACGAGGTGATCCACCGGATGCAGGCGGTGATGACGGTGGTGCTGCTCATCACGTTCGCGGTGTTCGCCTGGAAGTTCATCGAAGGGCACGAGGTCATCTCGCTGCCCACCCTGTCCGGCGCCGACCTCGTGGGCGCCTTCGTCCTCGAGGTGACGATCGCGCTGAGCCTCGCCATCTCGTGGGCCAGCTACGCCTCGGACTACAGCCGCTACCTGCCGGTCCACACCTCGCGGACAGCGGTGTTCGGCTACACGTTCGCCGGGTTGGCGGTCGCCTATGTCGCCGTCCAGGCCATCGGCGTGGCTGCGGCGGGGGTGCTGACCGACCAGACCGCGGCCGGCGTGCGCGCGATCATGGGCGGCGGGGTGCTGGGGGCGCTGGCACTGATCGTGATCGCGCTGGGGTCGGTGGCCTCCAATGCAATGAACGACTACAGCGGCTCGCTGGCCCTGCAGACAGTGGGGGTTCGGGTGCGCAGGCCGGTGTCGGCGGCTGTGGTGGTGGTGATCGCGTTCGCCCTCATCATGTGGCTGCATTCCGGTGACCTGGCCGCGCGCTTCCAGGGGGTGCTGCTGTTCGTCAGCTACTGGATTCCGGCGTTCGTCGCGATCGTGGCCATCGACTGGCGCTATCGCAGCGCGGGCCGCGACGTGGTGAACCCCGCCGAAGAGGTCACCCCGCGCGGCGACGCGGTGGTGGCGTTGGTGACGTTCCTGGTGGCGTTCGCCGCGGCGGTTCCGTTCATGCACACCAATCTGATCGTCGGGCCGGTGGCCACCGCGCTGCACGGCGCCGACCTGGCCTACTTCGTCAATTTCCTGGTGGCGGCGGCTCTTTACGGCGGTTATCGGCTGGTGGGCCGCCGCACAGCCCAACTTTGGCGCGCTCAGGTTCGCTGA
- a CDS encoding MFS transporter has translation MTALNDAERAMRRDADSSSERALPMRLEPAAHRKSKFYPSWLPSRRFIAAVIAIGGMQLLATMDSTVAIVALPKIQDELSLSDAGRSWVITAYVLTFGGLMLLGGRMGDTIGRKRTFIVGVALFTIASVLCGIAWDETTLVIARLLQGVGAAIASPTGLALIATTFPKGPARNAATAIFAAMTGVGSVMGLVVGGALVEVSWRLAFLVNVPIGLLMIYLARTTLRETQRERMKLDAAGALLATVGCTAAVFGFAQAPENGWRSMVTLTSGAIAALAFVAFVFVERRAVNPVVPFALFKDRNRLATFAAVFLAGGVMFTLTVLIGLYVQDIMGYSALRAGIGFIPFVIALGMGLGLSSQLVSMLPPRLLVIAGGVLVLGAMLYGSTLNGGIPYFPNLVIPITVGGFGIGMIVVPLTVSAIAGVGFDQIGPVSAIALMLQNLGGPVVLAIIQAVITSRTLYLGGTTGPVKKMNPAQLHALDQGYTYGLLWVAAVAVLVGAVALFIGYTSEQVAHAQEVKDAIDAGEL, from the coding sequence ATGACGGCTCTCAACGATGCGGAGCGGGCGATGCGTCGCGACGCCGACAGCAGTTCAGAGCGCGCCCTTCCGATGCGCCTCGAGCCGGCAGCCCACCGGAAGAGCAAGTTCTATCCGTCGTGGCTGCCGTCGCGGCGCTTCATCGCTGCGGTCATCGCCATCGGCGGTATGCAGCTGCTGGCGACGATGGACAGCACCGTGGCGATCGTGGCGCTGCCCAAGATCCAGGATGAGCTGAGCCTGTCGGATGCCGGCCGGAGCTGGGTCATCACCGCCTACGTGCTGACCTTCGGTGGTCTGATGCTGCTGGGCGGCCGGATGGGCGACACCATCGGGCGCAAACGTACGTTCATCGTCGGCGTGGCCCTGTTCACCATCGCCTCGGTGCTGTGCGGTATCGCCTGGGACGAGACCACATTGGTGATCGCCCGGCTGTTGCAGGGTGTCGGCGCGGCGATCGCCTCGCCGACCGGCCTGGCCCTGATCGCCACCACGTTCCCCAAGGGCCCGGCCCGAAATGCCGCGACCGCGATCTTCGCGGCGATGACCGGTGTCGGCTCGGTGATGGGCCTGGTGGTCGGTGGCGCGCTGGTCGAGGTGTCCTGGCGGCTTGCGTTCCTGGTGAACGTGCCGATCGGCCTGCTGATGATCTACCTGGCCCGCACCACGCTGCGCGAGACCCAGCGTGAGCGGATGAAACTCGACGCGGCGGGCGCACTGCTGGCCACCGTGGGCTGTACCGCCGCGGTGTTCGGCTTCGCCCAGGCCCCCGAGAACGGCTGGCGTTCGATGGTGACTCTCACCTCGGGTGCGATCGCCGCGCTGGCCTTCGTGGCGTTCGTGTTCGTCGAGCGCCGGGCGGTCAATCCGGTGGTGCCCTTCGCGTTGTTCAAGGACCGCAACCGGCTGGCGACCTTCGCCGCGGTGTTCCTGGCCGGCGGCGTGATGTTCACGCTGACGGTGCTCATCGGCCTGTACGTGCAGGACATCATGGGCTACAGCGCACTGCGCGCCGGCATCGGCTTCATCCCGTTCGTGATCGCGCTGGGCATGGGCCTGGGCTTGTCATCACAGCTGGTGTCGATGTTGCCGCCGCGCCTGCTGGTGATCGCAGGTGGTGTGCTGGTGCTGGGCGCCATGCTCTACGGCTCCACGCTCAACGGCGGCATCCCGTACTTCCCCAACCTCGTCATCCCGATCACGGTCGGCGGCTTCGGCATCGGCATGATCGTTGTGCCGCTGACCGTCTCGGCGATCGCCGGCGTCGGTTTCGACCAGATCGGCCCGGTGTCGGCGATCGCGCTGATGCTGCAGAACCTGGGCGGTCCGGTGGTGCTGGCCATCATCCAGGCCGTGATCACCTCGCGCACGCTCTACCTCGGCGGCACCACGGGGCCGGTGAAGAAGATGAATCCCGCGCAGCTGCACGCGCTGGACCAGGGCTACACCTACGGCCTGCTGTGGGTGGCCGCGGTCGCGGTGCTCGTGGGTGCCGTGGCGCTGTTCATCGGCTACACCTCCGAGCAGGTGGCGCACGCGCAGGAAGTCAAGGACGCGATCGACGCCGGAGAGCTCTAG
- the cobA gene encoding uroporphyrinogen-III C-methyltransferase: MTENAYLVGLRLAGKKVVVVGGGTVAQRRVPTLIGTGADVHVITRAATPAVEALSEQDPGITLQLRDYRDGDLDGAWYAIAATDDPAVNAAIVEEAERRRIFCVRTDSAREGTAVTPASFGHDGLLVGVLAGGEHRRSAAIRSAIREAFQQGAISPDTSDVMRGGVALVGGGPGDPELITVRGRRLLARADVVVADRLAPPELLAELGPHVEVIDAAKIPYGRAMAQDAINDVLVQRARSGQFVVRLKGGDPFVFARGYEEVLACAEAGIPVTVVPGVTSAISVPAMAGVPVTHRGVSHEFVVVSGHLAPDHPESLVNWNALAQLSGTLVLLMAVERIELFVDALMKGGRPAETPVLVVQHGTTAAERIVHTTLVDAPGRIRTDAIRPPAIIVIGPVAAFAA, translated from the coding sequence GTGACCGAGAACGCCTACCTCGTCGGCCTTCGGCTGGCCGGCAAGAAGGTCGTCGTGGTCGGCGGCGGGACGGTGGCCCAGCGGCGGGTGCCGACGCTCATCGGCACCGGAGCCGACGTTCATGTGATCACCCGCGCGGCGACCCCCGCCGTGGAAGCCCTGTCCGAACAGGACCCGGGCATCACCCTGCAACTGCGCGACTACCGCGACGGCGACCTCGACGGCGCCTGGTACGCGATCGCGGCCACCGACGATCCCGCCGTCAACGCCGCGATCGTCGAGGAGGCGGAGCGTCGGCGCATCTTCTGCGTGCGCACCGACTCAGCCCGCGAGGGCACCGCCGTCACGCCGGCCTCCTTCGGCCACGACGGGCTGCTGGTCGGCGTGCTGGCCGGCGGTGAGCACCGCCGCTCGGCGGCGATCCGCTCCGCGATCAGGGAGGCCTTCCAGCAGGGGGCGATCAGCCCCGACACTTCCGACGTCATGCGCGGCGGGGTCGCGCTGGTCGGCGGCGGCCCCGGCGACCCGGAGCTGATCACCGTGCGCGGCCGTCGTTTGCTGGCCCGGGCCGACGTCGTCGTCGCCGACCGGCTGGCGCCTCCCGAACTGCTGGCCGAGCTGGGTCCGCACGTCGAGGTGATCGACGCCGCCAAGATCCCCTACGGACGGGCGATGGCCCAGGACGCGATCAACGACGTCCTGGTGCAGCGAGCCCGTTCCGGGCAGTTCGTGGTTCGTCTCAAAGGCGGCGATCCGTTCGTGTTCGCCCGCGGTTATGAGGAAGTCCTCGCCTGCGCGGAGGCTGGGATTCCCGTCACAGTCGTGCCGGGTGTGACCAGCGCCATAAGCGTGCCCGCTATGGCCGGAGTTCCGGTTACCCACCGCGGGGTGAGTCACGAGTTCGTGGTGGTCAGCGGCCATTTGGCGCCCGATCATCCCGAATCGTTAGTGAATTGGAATGCGCTGGCCCAATTATCGGGAACGTTAGTTCTGTTGATGGCCGTCGAACGCATCGAATTGTTCGTCGACGCGTTGATGAAAGGCGGCAGACCTGCGGAAACACCGGTGCTCGTGGTGCAGCACGGTACGACGGCCGCCGAACGGATCGTGCACACGACTCTTGTTGACGCGCCGGGAAGAATTCGCACCGATGCTATTCGACCTCCGGCGATCATCGTGATTGGTCCGGTGGCGGCATTCGCGGCTTAA
- a CDS encoding cobyrinate a,c-diamide synthase has protein sequence MVSAPALVIGAPASGSGKTTIATGLIGALREAAHRVAPFKVGPDFIDPGYHGLAAGRPGRNLDPVLVGEDLIGPLYRHGSDDADIAVIEGVMGLFDGRIDERAITPARGSTAQVAELLGAPVILVVDARGQSQSIGAVLQGFSTFHRGVRIAGVILNRVGSPRHELVLRQACDGAGVPVLGAIPRHDELSVPARHLGLVTAVEHGERAHSAVAAMTAMIARHVDLAAVVALAGSRVDVAPWAPEQAVGDRVPGDPVVAMAAGRAFSFGYTEHAEVLRAAGAQVVEFDPLREGLPAQSAALVLPGGFPEHYLTELSANTELRAQIQALADRGPVQAECGGLAYLMDELDGHPMCGVLPGTASFTPRLTLGYRDAVAVADSSLHRAGERVVGHEFHRTTVEFSGDRERAWVFRGPGSEPVYDGAIRGGVHASYLHTHAAAQPRSVARFVSHAAALTKLAG, from the coding sequence ATGGTGAGCGCGCCGGCCCTGGTGATCGGTGCCCCGGCTTCGGGCAGCGGAAAGACCACCATCGCAACAGGTTTGATCGGCGCGCTGCGAGAGGCCGCCCACCGGGTGGCGCCGTTCAAGGTGGGACCGGACTTCATCGACCCCGGCTATCACGGCCTGGCGGCCGGCAGGCCGGGCCGCAACCTGGATCCGGTGCTGGTCGGCGAGGACTTGATCGGACCGCTGTACCGGCACGGCTCCGATGACGCCGACATCGCTGTGATCGAAGGTGTGATGGGCCTTTTCGACGGCCGAATCGACGAGCGGGCGATCACGCCGGCCCGTGGGTCCACCGCCCAGGTGGCCGAGCTGCTGGGCGCCCCGGTCATCCTGGTGGTCGACGCCCGCGGCCAGAGCCAGAGCATCGGCGCTGTGCTACAAGGATTTTCGACATTCCACCGCGGGGTGCGCATCGCGGGCGTGATCCTCAATCGGGTCGGTTCGCCGCGCCACGAGCTGGTGCTGCGCCAGGCCTGCGACGGTGCCGGGGTGCCGGTGCTCGGGGCGATACCGCGCCACGACGAACTGTCGGTGCCCGCTCGCCACCTCGGTCTGGTGACCGCCGTCGAGCATGGCGAGCGGGCCCACTCGGCGGTCGCGGCGATGACCGCCATGATCGCCCGCCATGTCGATCTGGCCGCCGTGGTGGCGCTGGCCGGGTCGCGGGTCGACGTCGCGCCGTGGGCGCCGGAGCAGGCCGTCGGCGACCGGGTCCCGGGAGACCCGGTGGTGGCGATGGCCGCCGGCCGCGCGTTCAGCTTCGGCTACACCGAGCACGCCGAAGTGCTGCGCGCCGCCGGCGCGCAGGTCGTGGAGTTCGACCCGCTGCGCGAGGGCCTGCCCGCGCAGAGCGCCGCCCTGGTGCTGCCCGGCGGATTTCCCGAGCACTACCTGACCGAGCTGTCGGCCAACACCGAACTGCGCGCACAGATCCAGGCGCTGGCCGACCGCGGGCCGGTGCAGGCCGAGTGCGGCGGACTGGCCTACCTGATGGACGAGCTCGACGGCCACCCGATGTGCGGGGTGCTGCCCGGTACGGCCAGCTTCACGCCGCGGCTGACCCTGGGCTATCGCGACGCGGTGGCCGTCGCCGACTCGTCGCTGCATCGTGCGGGGGAGCGGGTCGTGGGCCATGAATTTCACCGCACCACAGTCGAATTCAGTGGTGACCGCGAGCGGGCCTGGGTGTTCCGCGGGCCCGGCTCCGAACCGGTGTACGACGGCGCGATTCGTGGCGGCGTGCACGCGTCGTATCTGCACACCCACGCCGCCGCCCAACCGCGCTCGGTCGCTCGGTTTGTCAGTCATGCGGCCGCGCTTACTAAACTCGCCGGGTGA
- the cobO gene encoding cob(I)yrinic acid a,c-diamide adenosyltransferase, with amino-acid sequence MPQGRPLVVPDDGLTTRARRNTPVLAVHTGPGKGKSTAAFGMALRAWNAGMSVAVFQFVKSAKWKVGEETAFAALGALHDETGVGGPIEWHKMGSGWSWSRKTGSDDDHAAAAAEGWAEIACRLSEQRHDFYVLDEFTFPLKWGWVAVDEVVEVLCSRPGGQHVVITGRDAPQQLVDAADLVTEMTKVKHPMDVGRKGQRGIEW; translated from the coding sequence ATGCCGCAGGGCCGCCCGCTCGTCGTGCCCGACGACGGTCTGACCACACGCGCCCGGCGCAACACCCCGGTGCTCGCCGTGCACACCGGCCCGGGCAAGGGCAAGTCCACCGCCGCGTTCGGAATGGCGTTGCGGGCGTGGAACGCCGGGATGAGCGTGGCCGTCTTTCAGTTCGTCAAGAGCGCGAAGTGGAAGGTCGGCGAGGAGACGGCGTTCGCCGCATTAGGCGCACTGCACGACGAGACAGGTGTCGGCGGTCCGATCGAGTGGCACAAGATGGGATCCGGCTGGTCGTGGTCGCGCAAGACGGGATCCGACGACGACCACGCCGCCGCGGCCGCCGAGGGGTGGGCCGAAATCGCCTGCCGCCTGAGTGAACAACGCCACGACTTCTACGTCCTCGACGAGTTCACCTTCCCGCTGAAATGGGGGTGGGTTGCCGTCGACGAGGTCGTCGAGGTGCTGTGTTCCCGGCCGGGCGGCCAGCACGTCGTCATCACCGGGCGTGACGCACCGCAACAGCTTGTCGACGCCGCCGACCTGGTGACCGAGATGACCAAGGTCAAGCACCCGATGGATGTCGGTCGCAAGGGTCAGCGCGGGATCGAATGGTGA
- a CDS encoding VWA domain-containing protein has translation MSAPAYPFSAIVGHDRLRLALVLCAVRPEIGGVLIRGEKGTAKSTAVRALAAVLADVDTGSRLVELPIGATEDRVVGSLDLQKVLRDGEHAFSPGLLARAHGGVLYVDEVNLLHDHLVDIMLDAAAMGRVHIERDGVSHSHEARFVLIGTMNPEEGELRPQLLDRFGLTVDVHASREVSVRTEVIRARLAYEADPVKFAARYAEQDRDLAARIAAARARVAEVTLPDAELHRIAALCAAFDVDGMRADLVVARTAVAHAAWRGAETVAEEDIRVAAELALPHRRRRDPFDDPGIDPAQLDEALAATADSGPEPEPDPDPPDGGQSADGDSGHAAPQQNSSSTTRPSAPPAETFRTQALIVPGVGEGTPGRRSRARNRSGAVITATDDVETGHGLHLFATLLAAAGNGRLRPHPDDIRTAVRVGREGNLVIFVVDASGSMAARDRMSAVTGAALSLLRDAYQRRDKVAVVTFRGDDARVLLPPTTSAHIASRRLTRFDTGGTTPLARGLLAARDIVVRERVRDRTRRPLVVVLTDGRATGGPDPLGRSRCAAQLLVAEGAAAVVVDCETSYVRLGLAGELAVQLQAPVMRLEQLRADYLAQAVRRVA, from the coding sequence GTGAGCGCTCCCGCCTATCCGTTCAGCGCGATCGTCGGTCACGACCGGCTGCGGCTGGCGCTGGTGCTGTGCGCGGTTCGCCCCGAGATCGGCGGCGTGCTGATCCGCGGCGAGAAGGGCACCGCGAAGTCGACGGCGGTGCGCGCGCTGGCCGCAGTACTGGCCGACGTCGACACCGGCTCGCGGCTGGTGGAGCTGCCGATCGGTGCCACCGAGGACCGGGTGGTCGGCTCACTGGACCTGCAGAAGGTGCTGCGCGACGGCGAGCACGCGTTCTCCCCGGGCCTGTTGGCCCGCGCCCACGGCGGCGTGCTCTACGTCGACGAGGTCAACCTGTTGCACGATCACCTCGTCGACATCATGCTCGACGCGGCCGCGATGGGCCGGGTGCACATCGAGCGCGACGGCGTCTCGCACTCCCACGAGGCCCGGTTCGTGTTGATCGGCACCATGAATCCCGAAGAGGGCGAACTGCGTCCGCAGCTGCTCGACCGGTTCGGGCTGACTGTCGACGTACACGCCTCCCGAGAGGTGAGCGTGCGCACCGAGGTGATCCGAGCGCGGTTGGCCTACGAGGCCGACCCGGTCAAGTTCGCCGCCCGCTACGCCGAACAGGACCGCGACCTCGCGGCGCGCATCGCCGCCGCCCGGGCACGGGTGGCCGAGGTGACACTGCCCGACGCCGAACTGCACCGGATCGCCGCGCTGTGTGCGGCGTTCGACGTCGACGGGATGCGGGCGGACTTGGTGGTGGCCCGCACCGCGGTCGCCCATGCCGCGTGGCGCGGGGCCGAGACCGTTGCCGAAGAGGACATCCGAGTCGCCGCCGAGCTTGCGCTGCCGCACCGGCGGCGGCGCGATCCGTTCGACGACCCCGGCATCGACCCGGCTCAGCTCGACGAGGCACTGGCCGCCACCGCCGACAGCGGCCCCGAGCCCGAACCCGACCCCGACCCGCCGGACGGCGGCCAGTCGGCCGATGGCGACTCCGGACATGCTGCGCCACAACAGAATTCGTCGTCGACCACGCGCCCGTCCGCGCCGCCCGCGGAGACCTTCCGGACCCAGGCGTTGATCGTGCCCGGTGTCGGGGAGGGCACCCCGGGGCGCCGGTCGCGGGCCCGCAACCGCAGCGGCGCCGTCATCACCGCCACCGACGACGTCGAGACCGGACACGGCCTGCATTTGTTCGCCACCCTGCTCGCCGCGGCCGGCAACGGCAGGCTGCGCCCGCACCCCGACGACATCCGCACAGCCGTGCGCGTCGGCCGCGAGGGCAACCTGGTGATCTTCGTCGTCGACGCCTCCGGCTCGATGGCCGCCCGCGACCGCATGTCGGCCGTCACGGGTGCGGCGCTGTCACTGCTGCGCGACGCCTACCAGCGCCGCGACAAGGTGGCGGTGGTCACCTTCCGCGGGGACGACGCCCGGGTCCTGCTGCCCCCGACGACCTCGGCCCACATCGCCTCACGGCGGCTGACCCGCTTCGACACCGGCGGCACCACACCGCTGGCGAGGGGCCTGCTGGCCGCCCGCGACATCGTCGTCCGCGAGCGGGTACGCGACCGCACCCGCCGCCCGCTGGTGGTGGTGCTCACCGACGGGCGTGCCACCGGCGGTCCGGATCCGTTGGGGCGCAGCCGTTGCGCGGCGCAGCTCCTGGTGGCCGAAGGCGCGGCCGCGGTGGTGGTGGACTGCGAGACGTCCTACGTCCGGCTGGGCCTGGCCGGTGAGCTGGCCGTGCAGCTGCAGGCCCCGGTGATGCGGCTGGAGCAGCTGCGCGCAGACTATTTGGCGCAGGCTGTGCGCCGTGTCGCCTGA
- a CDS encoding GNAT family N-acetyltransferase, with protein sequence MTVALRRSWAKDLDAAALYELLKLRVEVFVVEQACPYPELDGRDLLAETRHFWLEQPDGAVISTLRLMEEHAGGQKAFRIGRVCTRRAARSQGHATRLMQAALADVGDHPCRINAQTYLADMYARRGFVVDGDEFVEDGIPHVPMLKNSAP encoded by the coding sequence GTGACGGTCGCGCTGCGCCGCTCCTGGGCCAAGGACCTCGACGCCGCCGCGCTCTACGAGCTGCTCAAGTTGCGGGTCGAGGTGTTCGTGGTCGAACAGGCCTGCCCCTACCCGGAACTCGACGGCCGTGACCTGCTGGCCGAAACCCGGCACTTCTGGCTCGAGCAGCCCGACGGCGCGGTGATCTCCACGCTGCGGCTCATGGAGGAGCACGCCGGCGGGCAGAAGGCCTTCCGCATCGGGCGGGTCTGCACCCGTCGTGCCGCCCGCAGCCAGGGCCACGCCACGCGGTTGATGCAGGCCGCGCTGGCCGACGTCGGCGACCATCCCTGCCGGATCAACGCCCAGACCTACCTCGCCGACATGTACGCTCGGCGCGGCTTCGTCGTCGACGGCGACGAGTTCGTCGAGGACGGGATTCCGCACGTGCCGATGCTCAAGAACAGCGCGCCGTGA